CCAGCTACTATTATTTCGTCAAATCCATCATCTTTAATGTTTATATCAAGAGATGACATTGTTAAACTTATGACGCTTGATACTAGAATCCTAAATAACTTTATGGGTGTTTTATCCAATAGGATATTGATGTTAAATCAAAGATTGACTAACTTAACCCTGGATACATTAAGAAAAAAAATATCTAATATTATTCTACTAGAATACAACAAGCAAAAATCAAAATATATAACCTTACCATATAGCCGAAAGAAAATGGCAGAAATGCTTAATATACCAAGACCTTCATTGTCAAGGGAACTATCTAATATGAAGGATGACGGATTAATTGATTTCTATAAAAATAGAATTAAAATTTTAGATATAAAAGGTTTAGAGGATTCATTATCCAAATAATATAAAAATCTATATATCGTTATAAATTTAACTTATATTAAATTTTCCAGTATTAGAAAAATCAATTTAAATAATTCCTCTTAATTGTATATACTGAAGTTAGCAATTACATACAATTAAGGGGGTTTTTTTATGGGCAGTAAACGAAAAATGTTTATCACTGGTGGCATCATTGGAATTGTAGCTGCAATTCTTATGAAGTTTGGTAACCCTGGAAATATGGGTATGTGTATAGCATGTTTCTGGAGAGATATTGCAGGGGCACTTGGCTTACATAGGGCTGCAGTAGTTCAGTACATAAGACCAGAGATTATAGGTATTATCTTTGGCGCTTTTATAATTTCTTATTTAACAGGGGACTTCAAGGTAAGAGGTGGATCATCTCCTCTTATAAGATTTGTTTTTGGGTTCTTTCTAATGATTGGAGCCTTAGTGTTTTTAGGATGTCCTTTAAGAATGATTATTAGGCTTGCCAATGGCGATTTAAATGCATTAGTTGGATTAGTTGGGTATGTATTTGGTATCTTTATTGGAGTACAGTTTCTTAAAAAAGGATATTCCCTTGGTAAAAACTACGAGCAATCTAAAGTTGCAGGATTTTTCTTTCCTATCTTTGCATTAGTTTTACTTATTTTTTTAGTAGTTAGACCTGCATTCATATTATTCAGTACAGAAGGTCCTGGCTCAATGGGCGCTCCAGTTATACTTTCATTGGCTTTAGGTGCAGTTGTAGGTGTTTGTCTACAAAGAAGCAGAATTTGTACAGCTGGTGGTTTTAGAGATTTAATACTAATTAAGGATTCCCATTTTCTATGGGGTATATTAGGAATATTTGTATTTACACTAATAGGTAATTTAATTCTTAATTTTAACAAGTTTAATCTAGGGTTTATTGAACAACCTATAGCACATAATGACTTCTTATTTAACTTCCTAGGTATGACTCTTGTTGGACTATGTTCAGTACTTCTTGGTGGATGTCCAATAAGACAAACAATTTTAGCTAGTCAAGGGGACACTGATGCAGGCATAACAGTTATTGGTTTAATCGTTGGTGCTGCTTTTGCTCACAATTTTGGTTTAGCAGCAAGTGGTACTGGGGTTCCTGTTAATGGTAAAATTGCTGTTATTATTGGCATTGTCTTTGTTTTATTTGTGGCCTACGGGATAGTTTTAGGTAATAATAAAAAAGTAAGTAAAGATGCAAAGGGGGTATCAGCAAATGTCTAAGATTATAGACGCTAGAGGAAGATCTTGTCCAGAACCAGTAATCATGACTAAAAATGCACTAGATACTGAAAATGAAGGTATCAAAGTATTAGTCGATACTAATGTTGCTGTTGAAAATATTACACGTTTTGCTGAGGGTAAAGGTTATAAGGTAGAAGTTACAGAAAATAGTGATGACTACGAAATAAATATTATCAGGTAGATTTATGGAAGACATATTTTGTGTAGTGACATTCGAAATTACTCAGCATGCTTTGATATTTGAAAAATATTTGAAGGATAATAATTTGTATGTAAAATTAATGCCAGTACCAAGGCAACTTAGTACAAGCTGTGGAATTGCAGCTTATGTAAATTGTGACGAAAAAGATTCTATCTCAGCATTATGTAAAGATAAAAGCATCATTATAGGTGAATTCCATGAACTAAAAACTAATAAAAAAAATTTATGGTTTATGAAACATCTCAAAAGTAAGACTTAATTGTCTTACTTTTTTTATTTTTAAATAATAAAACTAGATTTATTTAAACTAATAGTGTATCATATTCATTGGTTACAACGAAACCAATTTTTGATTGTAATCAGGCTAGCGTGAGATTGCTATGCAATTTCTATTGCTTAAATTAAGGAGGTTCTATATTAGATGAAATATGATGTGATTATAATCGGGGCTGGCCCATGTGGTATATTTACAGCTTTGGAAATGAAAAAAATCAATCCTGATACTTCAATTTTATTATTGGAAAAGGGAAATTCCATTAAAAAGAGAATCTGTCCAAAGAGAAAAACAGGTGTATGTGTAGGCTGTAAGCCTTGTAATATAACTACGGGATTTGCTGGTGCAGGAGCATATTCTGATGGAAAACTATCTCTATCCCCAGATGTAGGGGGTAACCTTCCACAGTACTTAGGCTATGATGAAACGCAAAAGCTCATAAATTATGTTGATGATATTTATTTACAATTTGGTGCAGATGATGTCATCTATGGAGTAGATAAAAAAGAAGAAATTAGAAACATAAGAAGAAAAGCTATTAATGCAAATTTAAAACTTGTTGAATGCCCTATTAGACATATGGGTACTGAAGAGGGATACAATATATACTCTAGAATTCAAGGTCATTTAGAACAGCTAGGCGTAGAATTGAAATTTAGAAATCCTGTAAAAAATATTATTATAGATGAGAATAATACTATTAAAGGTGTAATAGCTGATCAAGAGTATTATTCCGATAAGGTTGTTGTAGCAGTAGGACGTGAAGGTTCAGATTGGCTTAAGGATTTATGTACAGAACATGATATTCTTACTACTACAGGAGATGTAGATATTGGTGTTAGAGTAGAGACTAGAAATGAAATAATGGAAGAATTAAATAATGCCATGTATGAAAGTAAACTTATATATTATACTCATACATTTGATGATAAGGTAAGGACCTTTTGCTCAAATCCTGGTGGAGAAGTTTCAACAGAATACTATGATGACAATTTGGCAGTTGTAAATGGCCATAGCTATAAATCAGATGAATTTAAATCAGATAATACAAATTTTTCAATTTTAGTTACTAAGCATTTTACTAAACCTTTTAACTCCCCTATTGAATATGGAAAACATATTGCACAGCTTGGAAATATGTTATCTGGAAATAAGGTATTGGTACAAAGATATGGCGATTTTAAAAGAGGTAGAAGAACAACAGAAGAAAGATTGATGAGAAACAACATTATTCCAACTCTAAAAGATGCAGTACCTGGAGATTTAAGTTTAGTACTACCATATAGAATATTAAAAGGCATTGATGAAATGATAATTGCTCATGATCAAGTAACTCCGGGACTTGCCAGTGATGAAACTCTACTTTATGGTGTTGAGGTGAAATTTTACTCTAATAAAGTCATTGTGGATAAGGACTTCCAAACAAATATCAAAGGCTTATATGCAGGTGGAGATGGAGCAGGACTAACAAGAGGTTTAATGCAAGCCAGCGTAAACGGAGTGGTTTTGGCAAAAATTTTAACAAATGGAAAATAATTGTTGACAAATGA
The DNA window shown above is from Tissierella sp. Yu-01 and carries:
- the yedE gene encoding YedE family putative selenium transporter, with the translated sequence MGSKRKMFITGGIIGIVAAILMKFGNPGNMGMCIACFWRDIAGALGLHRAAVVQYIRPEIIGIIFGAFIISYLTGDFKVRGGSSPLIRFVFGFFLMIGALVFLGCPLRMIIRLANGDLNALVGLVGYVFGIFIGVQFLKKGYSLGKNYEQSKVAGFFFPIFALVLLIFLVVRPAFILFSTEGPGSMGAPVILSLALGAVVGVCLQRSRICTAGGFRDLILIKDSHFLWGILGIFVFTLIGNLILNFNKFNLGFIEQPIAHNDFLFNFLGMTLVGLCSVLLGGCPIRQTILASQGDTDAGITVIGLIVGAAFAHNFGLAASGTGVPVNGKIAVIIGIVFVLFVAYGIVLGNNKKVSKDAKGVSANV
- a CDS encoding Crp/Fnr family transcriptional regulator, translating into MEAYIDSLLKCVLFKDMNKDEVNLVLKNIPNNIQNYNSEDTIAIEGESCDNLGIILTGNIEIHKSFASGKLVTINHFEAGNIFGEALVFSGKHQYPATIISSNPSSLMFISRDDIVKLMTLDTRILNNFMGVLSNRILMLNQRLTNLTLDTLRKKISNIILLEYNKQKSKYITLPYSRKKMAEMLNIPRPSLSRELSNMKDDGLIDFYKNRIKILDIKGLEDSLSK
- a CDS encoding sulfurtransferase TusA family protein, translating into MSKIIDARGRSCPEPVIMTKNALDTENEGIKVLVDTNVAVENITRFAEGKGYKVEVTENSDDYEINIIR
- a CDS encoding DUF3343 domain-containing protein; the protein is MEDIFCVVTFEITQHALIFEKYLKDNNLYVKLMPVPRQLSTSCGIAAYVNCDEKDSISALCKDKSIIIGEFHELKTNKKNLWFMKHLKSKT
- a CDS encoding FAD-dependent protein, whose translation is MKYDVIIIGAGPCGIFTALEMKKINPDTSILLLEKGNSIKKRICPKRKTGVCVGCKPCNITTGFAGAGAYSDGKLSLSPDVGGNLPQYLGYDETQKLINYVDDIYLQFGADDVIYGVDKKEEIRNIRRKAINANLKLVECPIRHMGTEEGYNIYSRIQGHLEQLGVELKFRNPVKNIIIDENNTIKGVIADQEYYSDKVVVAVGREGSDWLKDLCTEHDILTTTGDVDIGVRVETRNEIMEELNNAMYESKLIYYTHTFDDKVRTFCSNPGGEVSTEYYDDNLAVVNGHSYKSDEFKSDNTNFSILVTKHFTKPFNSPIEYGKHIAQLGNMLSGNKVLVQRYGDFKRGRRTTEERLMRNNIIPTLKDAVPGDLSLVLPYRILKGIDEMIIAHDQVTPGLASDETLLYGVEVKFYSNKVIVDKDFQTNIKGLYAGGDGAGLTRGLMQASVNGVVLAKILTNGK